A region of Bombilactobacillus folatiphilus DNA encodes the following proteins:
- a CDS encoding branched-chain amino acid aminotransferase, with protein sequence MAKVKAQDVDFNNLGFEYLDLPYRYQATFKDGKWQDKGLVAESNVVINEDSPALHYGQAAFEGLKAYRTKDDQIQLFRPDQNAQRLQNSCERMLMPQVPTDMFIDAAKQVVKANEDFVPPYGNGATLYLRPIIMGVGGIIGVHPAQEYIFRIFAMPVGNYFKGGLTPTNFTTSQYDRAAHKGTGQSKVGGNYAASLMPGEQAHKNGFSDCVYLDPVNHEKIEEVGSANFFGITKDGTFVTPKSPSILPSVTKYSLLYLAEHELNMPTEQGDVYVNDLDRFAEAGACGTAAVISPIGGLEHNGNLHVFYSETEVGPVTKKLYDILTGIQFGDRKGPDGWIEVVK encoded by the coding sequence ATGGCTAAAGTAAAGGCACAAGATGTTGATTTTAATAATTTGGGTTTTGAATATTTAGACTTACCTTATCGTTATCAGGCCACATTTAAGGATGGTAAGTGGCAGGACAAGGGTTTGGTAGCGGAAAGTAATGTTGTTATTAATGAGGATTCACCAGCTTTGCATTATGGTCAGGCGGCGTTTGAAGGTTTAAAAGCTTATCGGACTAAAGACGATCAAATTCAATTATTTCGGCCTGATCAAAATGCTCAACGACTGCAAAATAGTTGCGAACGGATGTTAATGCCACAAGTGCCAACTGATATGTTTATTGATGCGGCAAAGCAAGTTGTGAAAGCTAATGAAGATTTTGTGCCACCTTATGGTAATGGTGCGACTTTGTATTTGCGACCAATTATTATGGGGGTGGGTGGCATCATTGGGGTTCATCCTGCTCAAGAATACATTTTTCGCATTTTTGCGATGCCTGTGGGCAATTACTTTAAAGGTGGCTTGACACCAACAAACTTTACCACTTCGCAGTATGATCGGGCGGCACATAAGGGCACTGGTCAAAGTAAAGTTGGAGGTAATTATGCTGCTAGTTTGATGCCTGGTGAGCAAGCACACAAAAATGGCTTTTCGGATTGTGTTTACTTAGATCCAGTTAACCATGAAAAAATTGAAGAAGTTGGTTCGGCAAATTTCTTTGGTATTACAAAAGACGGCACTTTTGTTACTCCAAAGTCACCATCAATCTTGCCTAGTGTGACGAAGTATTCATTACTATATTTGGCCGAACATGAACTGAATATGCCTACTGAACAAGGTGATGTTTATGTGAATGATCTGGATCGTTTTGCTGAAGCGGGTGCTTGCGGGACAGCTGCCGTTATTTCGCCGATTGGCGGTTTGGAACATAATGGCAATTTACACGTCTTTTATAGTGAAACCGAAGTTGGTCCCGTCACAAAGAAGCTTTACGATATCTTAACTGGAATTCAATTCGGTGATCGCAAGGGTCCTGATGGTTGGATTGAAGTTGTCAAGTAA
- a CDS encoding helix-turn-helix domain-containing protein has translation MEHGQLIRKLRKERNMSQAELAEGISSRTALSSFENKHSTISSDILFKYLERLNVTVQEYEFYLNDNVTPEKAYISEYFYNKVTKERDKEIAQRIHNFRAKYNDSHDFYFCCLSIELKLFLNRRNNKAIYQVDEDKQIIKDYLNHNQNWGHFEIALFSNCLYIFSSDYIRGTFPVLLKRTKKLSSIASYQNDLSIFLNNCIVLSFERQNFDDVNYYIDRLITISANTPRKAYDRMMCQYYLSLLQKLNYQPNQLATIIQQFNELGFTDHANELIKFKKQILKETKKTAKIAL, from the coding sequence TTGGAACACGGACAATTAATTAGAAAGTTGCGCAAAGAACGCAATATGTCTCAAGCTGAATTAGCTGAGGGAATCAGTAGCCGCACAGCGCTGTCATCGTTTGAGAACAAACATTCAACTATTTCGAGTGATATTTTGTTCAAATATCTGGAACGTCTCAACGTTACCGTTCAGGAATATGAATTTTACTTAAATGATAATGTCACACCCGAAAAAGCTTATATATCGGAATATTTTTATAATAAAGTAACCAAAGAACGTGACAAAGAAATAGCGCAAAGAATCCATAACTTTCGTGCTAAATATAATGATAGTCACGATTTTTATTTTTGCTGCCTTTCAATTGAACTCAAACTCTTTTTGAACCGCCGTAATAATAAAGCAATTTATCAAGTGGACGAAGACAAACAAATCATTAAAGATTATCTCAATCATAATCAAAATTGGGGGCATTTTGAGATCGCATTATTTTCTAATTGTCTCTATATCTTTAGTAGTGATTACATTCGTGGAACTTTTCCTGTTTTGCTAAAACGTACCAAAAAATTAAGTTCAATTGCATCCTATCAAAATGATTTATCAATTTTTCTGAATAATTGCATTGTTCTCTCTTTCGAACGTCAAAATTTTGATGATGTTAATTATTACATTGATCGACTAATCACCATTTCTGCAAATACACCCAGAAAAGCTTATGATCGCATGATGTGTCAGTATTATTTGAGTCTATTGCAGAAACTAAATTATCAACCAAATCAATTAGCAACTATTATTCAACAATTTAACGAACTAGGCTTTACAGATCATGCTAATGAACTGATTAAATTTAAAAAGCAAATTTTAAAAGAAACGAAAAAAACAGCTAAAATAGCCTTATAG
- a CDS encoding GH25 family lysozyme: MREKYQLRHQKKHSWNGKFIFLGFICGLLVILFVGSRWLRYWQGSGRPSQSDYPILGVSLSQTDGYQDFHLLKKHGVDFVYLKATQGANYFDDDFLDSYWRIQGAQLPVGVYHYFSFDTSAKAQFQNFRASVGQQIGTLPLVIQVPFSKQQLPHKQQVQRSVSQLRGLLVKYYQRPVLIQTTPQLSYLLKTNPDGGWLQAHPYPIKGNQVHFWQYTTSGRIPSLASDNRYNLSVFNGRQAQWEQYLQGGF; encoded by the coding sequence TTGCGGGAAAAATATCAGTTACGACATCAAAAAAAGCATTCTTGGAATGGTAAATTTATATTTCTAGGCTTCATTTGTGGTCTTTTAGTCATTTTATTTGTAGGCAGTCGCTGGTTGCGCTATTGGCAGGGGAGTGGTCGTCCTAGCCAAAGTGATTATCCCATTTTGGGTGTTAGTTTGAGTCAGACGGATGGTTATCAGGATTTTCATCTGTTAAAAAAGCATGGTGTCGATTTTGTGTATTTAAAAGCGACCCAAGGTGCTAATTATTTTGATGATGATTTTTTGGATAGTTATTGGCGGATTCAAGGCGCTCAGCTCCCCGTCGGGGTTTATCATTATTTTAGTTTTGATACCTCAGCTAAAGCACAATTTCAAAATTTTCGTGCTAGTGTGGGACAACAAATCGGGACTTTACCATTGGTGATTCAAGTACCGTTCTCAAAGCAGCAGCTACCGCATAAACAGCAGGTTCAACGCAGTGTTTCGCAATTGCGCGGTTTACTGGTAAAATATTATCAGCGTCCAGTACTGATTCAGACCACACCACAATTGAGTTATTTATTAAAAACGAATCCTGACGGTGGTTGGCTACAAGCTCATCCATACCCGATTAAAGGGAATCAGGTTCATTTTTGGCAGTACACGACTTCGGGACGAATTCCAAGTTTAGCTTCAGATAATCGTTATAATTTGTCAGTCTTTAACGGCAGGCAAGCGCAATGGGAACAATATTTACAAGGAGGTTTTTAA
- a CDS encoding DEAD/DEAH box helicase: MQIPTAYQQYYQQHHFQQLTPIQAQVYEPLRQGESILSLAPTGSGKTLAFGMPLLERVQAGGGIQGLILEPSQELAIQTRNVLRELNPQLNVYSVIGGANVRRQIEHLKQKPEVVIGTIGRIQDLVEKRKFKLNKIQTVIIDEADVLLSDKLTTVRALLSRLQGQFQLGLFSATSADIFSQLSRWFPQQIQTIDLRQDAQFRAGLQHYFLLTANNQKVNVLQKLAHRKNKQNLVFYQSSKELHRYAADMRYRKTYFTVLDTSDPKKRRADALNDLRTRETSLLLTTDVAARGMDLPQLTTVINWNNPQDLTEYIHRSGRTGRMGRTGEVITLGNEHDFRALQELVQPQKIKLHKVRLQGDQLVSVAQKTAPASIKKKSTARDKHRQRHQKQKGYHGQAK, translated from the coding sequence ATGCAGATTCCAACAGCATATCAGCAGTATTATCAGCAACATCATTTTCAACAATTAACGCCGATTCAAGCACAGGTTTATGAACCATTACGTCAAGGTGAGTCAATTTTGTCTTTGGCGCCCACCGGATCTGGCAAAACATTAGCCTTTGGGATGCCTTTATTGGAACGTGTACAAGCTGGTGGTGGGATTCAGGGTCTGATTTTGGAACCGTCGCAGGAATTAGCGATTCAAACTCGGAATGTTTTGCGAGAATTAAATCCCCAATTAAATGTTTATAGTGTTATTGGCGGGGCTAATGTACGACGGCAAATTGAACATTTGAAGCAAAAACCCGAAGTTGTCATTGGCACAATTGGGCGGATTCAAGATTTGGTTGAAAAACGAAAATTCAAATTGAATAAGATCCAAACTGTGATCATAGATGAAGCGGACGTGTTATTGAGTGATAAATTAACCACCGTACGTGCCTTGTTAAGTCGTTTGCAAGGACAATTTCAATTGGGATTGTTTTCCGCAACGTCGGCCGATATTTTTTCGCAATTGTCGCGTTGGTTTCCCCAACAGATTCAGACGATTGACTTACGGCAGGATGCACAATTTCGAGCCGGTTTGCAGCATTATTTTTTGTTGACGGCAAATAATCAAAAGGTTAATGTACTGCAAAAATTAGCGCATCGTAAAAATAAACAGAATTTGGTTTTTTATCAATCAAGTAAAGAATTACATCGTTACGCGGCCGATATGCGTTATCGCAAAACTTATTTTACTGTTTTGGACACGAGTGATCCCAAGAAACGGCGAGCGGATGCGTTAAACGATTTGCGTACTCGTGAGACCTCATTGTTGTTAACAACAGATGTTGCGGCGCGAGGCATGGATCTACCGCAATTAACGACAGTTATTAATTGGAACAATCCGCAAGATTTAACGGAGTATATTCACCGTAGCGGGCGCACGGGCCGCATGGGACGGACTGGTGAAGTCATTACTTTAGGCAACGAACATGATTTTCGAGCATTGCAGGAGTTGGTGCAGCCGCAAAAGATTAAGTTGCACAAGGTGCGACTGCAAGGTGATCAGTTGGTGAGCGTAGCCCAAAAAACTGCCCCAGCTTCGATCAAAAAGAAGTCCACAGCCCGTGATAAACATCGGCAACGGCACCAGAAGCAAAAGGGCTATCATGGTCAGGCAAAATAA
- a CDS encoding Gfo/Idh/MocA family protein, with translation MLKLGVIGTNWITRQFVEAAATSDSFQLTTIYSRTKSHAQQLAQQLNLTNVNLVTKRVDLFANSDVDVVYVASPNSHHYEDTMQALAAGKHVIVEKPLVSTRAEFLALQQALKEHPSRYVLEAARHIHEAEFQILQQKVQQLPQITGATLTYRKYSSRYDQVLAGEEPNVFSPQFSGGALYDLGVYLLYDAVCLFGMPMSAQYFPQMIATQVDGQGTLILHYQNFDVTLLVGKISNSYLPSEIYSNQQTLLFDDGGTVRKIWDNQTSHVQQFNEHNPMLAEAKAFSHIIQNHDQAEFERLWYLADQVNQLLTDVRQQAQIKFSADQK, from the coding sequence ATGTTGAAATTAGGCGTGATTGGTACTAATTGGATTACGCGGCAATTTGTCGAAGCTGCAGCGACGAGCGATAGTTTTCAATTAACCACAATTTATTCACGAACCAAAAGCCATGCTCAGCAATTGGCACAACAATTAAATTTGACAAATGTGAATTTAGTTACGAAACGTGTGGACTTATTTGCTAATTCTGATGTGGATGTGGTTTATGTCGCTTCGCCAAATAGTCATCATTATGAAGATACGATGCAGGCCTTAGCTGCTGGTAAGCATGTCATTGTGGAAAAGCCGTTAGTTTCCACGCGAGCGGAATTTTTAGCGTTACAACAAGCCTTAAAAGAGCATCCCAGTCGATATGTTTTGGAGGCTGCACGCCATATTCATGAAGCAGAATTTCAAATTTTGCAGCAAAAAGTGCAACAATTACCCCAAATTACAGGGGCCACGTTGACTTATCGTAAATATTCGAGTCGTTATGACCAAGTTTTGGCAGGTGAGGAACCAAATGTTTTTTCGCCCCAATTTTCTGGTGGTGCTCTTTACGACTTAGGTGTGTATTTGTTATATGATGCCGTGTGCCTATTTGGAATGCCTATGTCAGCGCAATATTTTCCACAAATGATTGCGACCCAAGTGGACGGGCAAGGTACCTTAATTTTGCATTATCAAAACTTTGATGTCACATTATTGGTTGGCAAAATTAGTAATTCCTATTTGCCATCGGAAATTTATAGTAATCAACAAACATTGTTGTTCGACGATGGTGGCACGGTCCGCAAAATCTGGGATAACCAAACATCTCATGTGCAACAATTTAACGAACACAATCCGATGTTGGCTGAAGCCAAAGCTTTTAGTCACATCATTCAAAACCATGATCAGGCCGAATTTGAACGGTTGTGGTACTTGGCCGATCAAGTTAACCAATTGTTAACCGATGTCCGTCAACAAGCACAAATCAAATTTAGCGCCGATCAGAAATGA
- a CDS encoding MFS transporter: MLQLLRNKQFRNFFIADIFSSFGVGLTTVGANWYVMEQTKSNQLVGFYLTVNVLAGFIMSPIAGHLTDKLSRRYVILWSFLGRAIPMSLIAFYFSVAGFNLVMMYFLAALTGAGWITYMSSSRGYIQSIISPDLLGSANSFIEISLQVGMFIAGAVSGIILHYTGFLVILIINIVMFLLSTILILRSPKDSIVVISHKNANQKSFGSIFHYLKSNPLVLLVGILSVLPLLVTQLFNVSAPDYVSTVLNKNSLVYGTVDMLYGIGGLTSGFVTGWLLKKMSQKKMIFGYFLIASVALSTLYVHRGVLALYIGTYFIGLTDSSLRIVTNTILMKNVQQKYMGRITAFWNGTAQFIEIFASSWIGLMNDQIGAEFGFLIMAGIMILGILLSFLIHSTDSRR, from the coding sequence ATGCTGCAACTTTTAAGAAATAAACAATTTCGAAATTTTTTTATAGCGGATATTTTTTCTAGTTTTGGTGTAGGGTTAACGACGGTTGGAGCCAATTGGTATGTTATGGAACAAACAAAATCGAATCAATTGGTCGGTTTTTATTTAACTGTTAATGTTTTAGCTGGTTTTATTATGTCACCTATCGCTGGACATTTGACTGATAAATTAAGTCGAAGATATGTTATTTTGTGGTCTTTTCTGGGACGAGCAATTCCAATGAGTCTAATTGCGTTTTATTTTAGTGTTGCTGGTTTTAATTTAGTGATGATGTATTTTTTGGCAGCGTTAACTGGAGCTGGTTGGATTACTTATATGTCGTCTTCGCGTGGCTATATTCAAAGTATTATCTCACCGGACTTGTTAGGTTCAGCTAATTCATTCATTGAAATATCATTACAAGTCGGGATGTTTATTGCAGGGGCGGTATCAGGAATAATTTTGCACTATACCGGTTTTTTGGTGATTTTGATTATTAATATTGTTATGTTCTTATTGAGTACTATCCTGATTTTACGTTCTCCGAAAGATTCTATCGTTGTAATTAGTCATAAAAATGCTAATCAAAAATCTTTTGGCTCTATTTTTCATTATTTAAAATCTAATCCACTAGTTCTGTTAGTGGGGATTTTATCAGTTTTACCTTTACTAGTAACACAATTATTTAATGTATCTGCACCAGATTATGTATCTACGGTACTCAATAAAAATAGTCTTGTTTACGGTACTGTGGATATGTTGTATGGCATTGGTGGATTGACTTCTGGCTTTGTTACGGGCTGGCTACTTAAAAAAATGAGTCAAAAGAAAATGATTTTCGGATATTTTTTAATTGCCAGTGTGGCTTTAAGTACTTTGTATGTTCATCGTGGAGTATTGGCTCTTTACATTGGAACATATTTTATCGGGTTAACGGATTCATCATTGCGGATTGTAACAAATACGATTTTAATGAAAAATGTTCAGCAAAAATACATGGGTAGAATCACTGCTTTTTGGAATGGTACGGCTCAATTTATTGAAATTTTTGCGTCGTCATGGATTGGTTTGATGAATGATCAGATAGGAGCAGAATTTGGATTTTTGATCATGGCTGGAATTATGATACTAGGAATATTGTTAAGCTTTCTAATTCATTCAACGGATAGTAGAAGATGA
- the wecB gene encoding non-hydrolyzing UDP-N-acetylglucosamine 2-epimerase → MKKIKVMTVFGTRPEAIKMAPLVLKLQQQQEYFQTITVVTAQHRQMLDSVLKIFKIKPDYDLNIMKQKQSLSGITSSVLLDLDQVLEQEQPDIVLVHGDTTTTLASALSAYYHQTAIGHVEAGLRTWDKYSPWPEEMNRQMTDDLADLYFAPTTQSKSNLLQEHHPEPQIFVTGNTAIDALEQTVQTDYHHTALDQLDPAKRMILVTMHRRENQGAPMRRVFQAMLSVVQKHDDVEIVYPVHLNPVVQQAARDVLGNHQRIHLIDPLDVVDFHNLAARSYFIMSDSGGVQEEAPALGKPVLVLRDTTERPEGVAAGTLKLVGTDPDRVRQEMETLLNDSDAYQAMAQAKNPYGDGKASERICAAIWYYFGQTTQRPSEFKI, encoded by the coding sequence ATGAAGAAAATTAAAGTAATGACCGTTTTTGGGACACGACCAGAAGCGATTAAAATGGCACCCTTAGTTTTAAAATTACAACAACAGCAGGAATATTTCCAAACAATTACAGTGGTAACCGCTCAACATCGTCAAATGTTGGATTCGGTCTTGAAAATTTTCAAAATTAAACCAGATTATGATTTAAATATTATGAAACAAAAACAATCTTTAAGCGGCATTACCAGTTCGGTTTTATTAGACTTGGATCAAGTTTTGGAACAAGAACAGCCTGATATTGTGTTGGTGCATGGCGATACGACCACGACTTTAGCATCAGCATTGTCTGCTTATTATCACCAAACGGCAATTGGACATGTGGAAGCGGGCTTGAGAACTTGGGATAAATATTCACCATGGCCTGAAGAGATGAATCGGCAAATGACGGATGATTTGGCGGATCTTTATTTTGCACCGACAACGCAAAGTAAAAGTAATTTATTGCAAGAACATCATCCAGAACCACAGATTTTTGTGACGGGTAATACCGCAATTGATGCCCTAGAGCAAACGGTTCAAACTGATTATCATCACACGGCTTTGGATCAATTGGATCCAGCTAAACGGATGATTTTGGTGACGATGCATCGTCGTGAAAATCAAGGTGCGCCGATGCGGCGTGTTTTTCAGGCGATGTTGAGTGTGGTGCAAAAACATGATGATGTTGAAATCGTGTATCCAGTCCATCTGAATCCAGTGGTGCAACAAGCGGCTCGAGACGTTTTAGGCAATCACCAGCGGATTCATTTAATTGATCCGCTTGATGTGGTTGATTTTCATAATTTGGCAGCACGTTCTTATTTTATTATGAGTGATTCGGGCGGGGTGCAAGAAGAAGCGCCAGCATTGGGCAAGCCGGTTTTGGTTTTGCGCGATACCACCGAACGACCTGAAGGTGTAGCAGCTGGCACGTTAAAATTAGTCGGAACTGATCCTGATCGTGTTCGTCAAGAAATGGAAACTTTGTTGAATGACTCGGATGCCTATCAAGCAATGGCGCAAGCTAAAAATCCGTATGGTGATGGCAAGGCCAGTGAGCGAATTTGTGCGGCCATTTGGTATTATTTTGGGCAAACGACTCAACGGCCCAGTGAATTTAAAATTTAA
- a CDS encoding APC family permease: MKRQLTLFAALATVMGTVIGGGAFFKVAKITALTHNTWLSILVWPLAGFITLMAGLTIAELAAAFPENGGPVKYLSEIYGQKIAFLFGWSLIIVYYPANIAAISIIFGTQAQKLFNLPTTTVTWWALGCLASLVLVNWLGTKLSSQVQKITLIIKLIPIIAIIIAAIFVSPTNHVANAPLGTALQIKQPQDLGQALLATLFAYDGWLSIGNLAGELKKPERNLARAIIGGLLAVTIIYTLLNWSFLKIMPLHQVQNNQATAMLTAQHLFGQNGGKLLTLGILVSVYGAVNGHLMVGSRMPYTLGLQKQLPASHFFSHLNSKTQIPTNSLLFESLIAVVMILSGTFDSLTDMLVYVSWIFSVLLFIGVIHLRKQRPNLERPYKINWYPLPPILAILGGLFIVINTTITKPGLALAGIILTLSGLPVYAYQNRKRK; the protein is encoded by the coding sequence ATGAAACGTCAATTAACTTTATTCGCCGCTTTAGCAACCGTCATGGGCACCGTCATCGGCGGTGGTGCTTTTTTTAAAGTCGCCAAAATTACAGCTTTAACTCATAACACTTGGCTCAGTATTTTAGTTTGGCCGCTAGCTGGTTTTATCACTTTAATGGCGGGGTTAACGATTGCAGAATTAGCAGCTGCTTTTCCAGAAAACGGTGGCCCCGTAAAATATCTCAGCGAAATTTATGGTCAAAAAATTGCTTTTTTGTTTGGTTGGTCTTTAATTATTGTCTACTATCCAGCCAATATTGCCGCTATCTCGATTATTTTTGGCACACAAGCCCAAAAATTATTTAATCTGCCAACGACGACCGTGACTTGGTGGGCGTTAGGTTGTCTAGCATCGTTAGTTTTAGTCAATTGGTTAGGAACCAAGTTGAGTAGTCAAGTTCAAAAAATCACTTTGATTATTAAATTGATTCCGATTATCGCTATTATTATTGCGGCCATCTTTGTCAGTCCAACGAACCATGTCGCTAACGCGCCATTGGGGACTGCTTTACAAATCAAACAGCCTCAAGACTTGGGGCAAGCATTACTAGCAACTTTATTTGCTTACGATGGATGGCTGAGTATCGGTAATCTGGCTGGCGAATTAAAAAAGCCCGAGCGTAATTTAGCCCGAGCAATTATTGGTGGCTTACTGGCAGTCACCATCATTTATACATTACTAAATTGGAGTTTTTTGAAAATCATGCCGTTGCATCAGGTCCAAAACAATCAAGCGACCGCAATGCTGACCGCTCAACATTTGTTTGGACAAAATGGCGGTAAACTATTGACGCTGGGTATCCTTGTTTCCGTTTACGGCGCCGTAAACGGTCATCTAATGGTTGGTTCACGAATGCCTTATACACTAGGTTTACAAAAACAATTACCAGCGAGCCACTTTTTTAGCCATCTGAATTCGAAAACCCAAATTCCTACCAATAGTCTACTCTTTGAAAGTTTAATTGCGGTCGTTATGATCTTGTCGGGAACTTTTGATTCATTAACGGATATGTTGGTGTACGTTTCTTGGATTTTTTCCGTTTTATTATTTATTGGTGTCATTCATTTGCGCAAACAGCGACCTAATCTGGAACGTCCTTACAAAATCAATTGGTACCCTTTGCCACCGATTCTTGCCATTTTAGGCGGCTTATTCATCGTGATTAATACTACAATCACCAAACCCGGATTAGCTTTGGCCGGTATCATCCTGACGTTGAGTGGTTTACCAGTTTACGCTTATCAAAATAGGAAGAGGAAGTAG
- a CDS encoding peptide ABC transporter substrate-binding protein, whose translation MKRIYLIGLTIITSLGLAGCGHNNATNNKEISIGASAELSTADVSLAMDNESAEVAEQVNEGLYNFNKKGDIIPALATGKPKLSNDQTTYTINMRHNGQWSNGKPVTAKDFVYGWQRTVDPKTKSQQSYFLENVQNYKAVNDGKMAPSNLGIKATGKYQLQIKLDHAVPYFPSVLAMSASFPLYKPYVQAQGKKYGTSAQHTLYNGPFVLKNWDGTSDTWSYVKNPHYWDKKHVHLNKIKVSVIKSQDTGAYQFESKELAMVPLTGQEIKNHAKSKSLYVRKLPGTMYLEFNTKRKLFSNEKIRQAMSMAMDRKQLTNNVLQDKSVPATGFVPTGFSNPQTGKDFAKEAGQLNQYDTKQAKQLWQSGLSELGMKSANFTILSSNDDQTKKVDEFIQSQLQTHLPGLKVSVKAVPFNSRLSSSESGNYDAVINGWTPTFNDPSDFLNLVKTGNKNNEGKFSDPQYDQLLDQANGQYSTQPAQRWNALQEANKLVVQKAPVVPMYYISLVYLINPKLKGVVMGPMGFPYYKNASMN comes from the coding sequence ATGAAAAGGATCTATTTGATTGGTTTGACAATCATCACAAGCTTAGGTCTTGCTGGTTGCGGGCATAACAATGCTACCAATAATAAAGAAATTTCCATTGGTGCTTCGGCAGAACTAAGTACCGCTGACGTTTCCTTGGCAATGGACAATGAATCCGCGGAAGTTGCTGAACAAGTCAATGAAGGCTTATACAATTTCAACAAAAAGGGGGACATTATTCCTGCGTTAGCCACGGGCAAGCCCAAACTATCCAATGATCAAACTACTTATACAATAAATATGCGCCACAATGGTCAGTGGAGTAATGGCAAACCGGTAACCGCTAAGGACTTTGTCTACGGCTGGCAACGGACTGTAGATCCCAAAACCAAGTCGCAGCAATCTTACTTTTTGGAAAATGTACAAAATTATAAAGCCGTCAATGACGGGAAAATGGCACCAAGCAATTTAGGAATCAAAGCCACGGGTAAATATCAGTTACAAATCAAATTGGATCACGCGGTACCTTATTTTCCATCAGTGCTAGCCATGAGTGCGTCATTTCCGCTCTACAAACCTTACGTTCAAGCACAAGGCAAGAAGTACGGAACCAGCGCTCAGCACACCTTATATAATGGACCCTTCGTCTTGAAAAATTGGGATGGCACGAGTGACACTTGGTCTTATGTCAAAAATCCGCATTACTGGGACAAAAAACATGTCCATTTAAACAAGATCAAGGTTTCGGTCATCAAGAGTCAAGACACAGGTGCTTATCAATTTGAATCCAAAGAATTAGCAATGGTCCCATTGACTGGGCAAGAAATCAAGAATCACGCCAAGAGTAAATCTTTATATGTACGAAAACTACCTGGCACGATGTATCTAGAATTTAACACGAAACGTAAATTATTCAGTAACGAAAAAATTCGGCAAGCCATGTCCATGGCGATGGATCGCAAGCAATTAACCAACAATGTTTTGCAAGATAAATCCGTTCCGGCGACTGGTTTTGTACCTACGGGCTTTAGTAATCCGCAAACCGGCAAAGATTTCGCCAAAGAAGCTGGACAATTGAATCAATATGACACCAAACAAGCTAAACAGTTGTGGCAAAGTGGCCTCAGCGAACTGGGCATGAAGTCTGCCAACTTTACGATTTTATCAAGTAACGATGACCAAACTAAAAAGGTTGATGAATTTATTCAATCACAATTACAAACACATCTGCCCGGTTTGAAAGTTTCTGTCAAAGCAGTTCCTTTCAACAGCCGTCTTTCATCTAGTGAATCAGGTAATTATGATGCCGTCATCAACGGTTGGACACCAACTTTTAACGATCCATCAGATTTCTTGAATTTGGTCAAAACTGGTAATAAGAACAACGAAGGTAAATTCAGTGATCCGCAATACGACCAACTGCTAGATCAAGCTAATGGCCAGTATTCGACACAACCTGCACAGAGATGGAACGCTTTGCAAGAAGCCAACAAGTTAGTTGTGCAAAAAGCTCCAGTTGTGCCAATGTACTATATTTCGTTAGTTTATTTGATCAATCCTAAACTTAAGGGTGTGGTCATGGGACCGATGGGCTTCCCATATTACAAAAATGCTTCCATGAACTAA